A part of Amycolatopsis lurida genomic DNA contains:
- a CDS encoding NAD-dependent succinate-semialdehyde dehydrogenase, which yields MSSISEAGVVTSVGKELFIGGKWVPATDGKTFPVLDPSTGESLCEVADASPADGVSALDAAVAAQADWANVAPRERGEILRRAYELLIKRANKLALLMTLEMGKPLAESKGEITYAAEFFRWFAEEAVRIDGGYAVAPNGSGRFLVTKQPVGPCLLITPWNFPMAMGTRKIGPAVAAGCTMVIKPAAQTPLSMLALAAILAEAGLPEGVLNVLTTSDSGGVMEPLIRDGRARKLSFTGSTGVGRKLLEQCADKVLRTSMELGGNAPFLVFEDADLDAAIEGAMTAKMRNIGEACTAANRFYVQRGIVDEFSRRLTERMEALPMGRGTEEGVVVGPLIDEAAVEKVSGLVADATERGARVLTGGSTVDGPGNFYQATVLTDVPKDARLASEEIFGPVAPITPFDSEDEAIAAANDTEFGLVSYVYTSDLKRALRVSERLEAGMIGLNQGLVSNPAAPFGGIKQSGLGREGGSVGIDEFLETKYIAVAL from the coding sequence ATGAGCTCGATCAGTGAGGCCGGCGTCGTCACGTCGGTCGGCAAGGAACTGTTCATCGGCGGCAAGTGGGTGCCCGCCACGGACGGGAAGACCTTCCCTGTCCTCGACCCCTCGACAGGCGAATCCCTGTGCGAGGTGGCTGACGCGTCACCGGCGGACGGCGTCAGCGCACTCGACGCGGCCGTCGCGGCACAGGCCGACTGGGCGAACGTCGCCCCGCGCGAACGCGGTGAGATCCTGCGCCGAGCCTACGAGCTGCTGATCAAGCGCGCCAACAAACTCGCGCTGCTGATGACCCTCGAGATGGGCAAACCGCTCGCGGAGTCGAAGGGCGAGATCACCTACGCGGCCGAGTTCTTCCGCTGGTTCGCGGAGGAAGCCGTCCGGATCGACGGTGGTTACGCCGTCGCTCCCAACGGCTCGGGCCGGTTCCTCGTGACGAAGCAGCCCGTCGGGCCGTGCCTGCTGATCACGCCGTGGAACTTCCCCATGGCGATGGGCACCCGCAAGATCGGCCCCGCGGTCGCGGCAGGCTGCACGATGGTCATCAAACCCGCTGCGCAGACTCCCCTTTCTATGTTGGCCCTCGCGGCGATCCTCGCCGAGGCGGGACTGCCGGAAGGTGTGCTGAACGTGCTCACGACGTCGGACTCCGGTGGCGTGATGGAGCCGTTGATCCGCGACGGCCGCGCCCGGAAGCTGTCCTTCACCGGTTCGACCGGCGTCGGACGGAAGCTTCTGGAACAGTGCGCGGACAAGGTGCTCCGCACTTCGATGGAACTCGGTGGCAACGCCCCCTTCCTCGTCTTCGAAGACGCCGACCTCGACGCGGCGATCGAAGGCGCGATGACCGCGAAGATGCGCAACATCGGCGAGGCCTGCACGGCCGCGAACCGCTTCTATGTCCAGCGAGGCATCGTCGACGAGTTCTCCCGGCGCCTCACCGAGCGCATGGAGGCCCTGCCGATGGGGCGCGGCACCGAGGAGGGTGTCGTCGTCGGCCCCCTCATCGACGAAGCCGCCGTCGAGAAGGTCAGCGGCCTGGTCGCCGACGCCACCGAGCGAGGAGCGCGCGTTCTCACCGGTGGATCCACAGTGGACGGTCCGGGTAACTTCTATCAGGCCACGGTGCTCACCGACGTTCCCAAGGACGCCAGGCTCGCTTCGGAGGAGATCTTCGGACCGGTCGCCCCGATCACTCCGTTCGACAGCGAGGACGAAGCCATCGCGGCGGCGAATGACACCGAATTCGGGCTAGTGTCCTATGTGTACACCTCCGATCTCAAGCGGGCACTGCGGGTTTCGGAACGTCTGGAAGCCGGCATGATCGGCCTCAACCAGGGTCTGGTCTCGAATCCTGCTGCGCCGTTCGGCGGGATCAAACAGTCGGGGCTCGGCCGCGAGGGCGGCAGCGTCGGCATCGACGAGTTCCTCGAGACAAAGTACATCGCGGTGGCTCTGTGA
- a CDS encoding tartrate dehydrogenase, translated as MTSRAGTSYRIASIPGDGIGVDVTVEARKVLDRVAASHDFSLSWTEFDWSCERYAKTGSMMPADGIEQLSAFDGLFLGAVGFPGVPDHVSLWGLLIPVRRAFSQYVNLRPVRLLPGTTSALAGRGAEELEMVIVRENSEGEYSEIGGRHNRGMENEFVLQESVFTRVGVERIIRYAFALAKTRTGRVCSATKSNGLIHSMPFWDEIFAEISAEYPDVHAEQCHVDALAARMVQAPDRLDVVVASNLFGDILSDLAAAVTGGLGMAASGNINPTGELPSMFEAVHGSAPDIAGQGIANPVAQILAGAMLLDHLGETVAAQDVRAAVEKVLEEGAVQTPDLGGKSTTAELGSAVVAALS; from the coding sequence GTGACTTCTCGAGCAGGGACCTCCTATCGGATCGCGAGCATTCCCGGCGACGGGATCGGCGTGGACGTGACGGTCGAGGCCCGCAAGGTCCTCGACCGCGTGGCGGCATCGCATGACTTCTCCTTGTCCTGGACGGAGTTCGACTGGAGTTGTGAGCGGTACGCCAAAACCGGTTCGATGATGCCCGCCGACGGGATCGAGCAGCTTTCGGCCTTCGACGGGCTCTTTCTCGGTGCCGTCGGCTTTCCCGGTGTCCCGGACCATGTGTCGTTGTGGGGTCTCCTCATTCCGGTCCGGCGCGCGTTCAGTCAGTACGTCAACCTCCGGCCGGTCCGGCTGCTGCCGGGGACGACGTCGGCTCTGGCGGGCCGCGGTGCCGAAGAACTGGAGATGGTGATCGTCCGGGAGAACTCCGAGGGCGAGTACTCGGAGATCGGCGGCAGGCACAATCGTGGGATGGAGAACGAGTTCGTCTTACAGGAATCCGTGTTCACGCGGGTCGGGGTGGAGCGGATCATCCGTTACGCCTTCGCACTGGCGAAGACGCGCACGGGGCGGGTCTGTTCGGCGACCAAGTCCAACGGGCTCATTCACTCCATGCCTTTCTGGGACGAGATCTTCGCCGAAATCTCCGCGGAATACCCGGACGTACACGCCGAGCAGTGCCATGTCGACGCGCTCGCCGCGCGGATGGTGCAGGCGCCGGACCGGCTCGACGTCGTGGTGGCTTCCAATCTGTTCGGCGACATCCTGAGCGACCTGGCGGCGGCCGTGACGGGCGGGCTCGGAATGGCGGCTTCGGGCAACATCAATCCGACCGGTGAGCTCCCTTCCATGTTCGAGGCGGTGCACGGCAGCGCTCCCGACATCGCCGGACAGGGCATCGCGAATCCGGTGGCGCAGATTCTGGCGGGAGCGATGCTGCTCGACCATCTCGGGGAAACCGTTGCGGCACAAGACGTACGTGCTGCGGTGGAAAAGGTTCTCGAGGAGGGGGCCGTGCAAACCCCCGATCTCGGCGGGAAGTCCACCACCGCCGAACTCGGGTCCGCGGTGGTCGCCGCTCTATCTTGA
- a CDS encoding DUF4262 domain-containing protein — MCWHCDNPGKSRDDYLVEEVRPLIRKYGWMVQTVERESVQPGFAYTVGLTDAGLPELVVTGLRERRSGQLLNYFAQQVVRSGPPEAGEVLPAAVGWPSFEVVSLSSPSAHLLTAVLLYGEEFRALQLVYEDEHGNWPWDREFRGGTGGQPVLGVRGRG, encoded by the coding sequence ATGTGCTGGCATTGCGACAACCCCGGCAAGAGCCGCGACGACTACCTCGTCGAGGAGGTCCGTCCGCTGATCCGGAAGTACGGCTGGATGGTGCAGACGGTCGAGCGCGAAAGTGTCCAACCCGGTTTCGCGTACACGGTCGGGCTCACCGATGCCGGGCTGCCGGAGCTCGTCGTCACCGGCCTGAGAGAGCGAAGATCCGGGCAGCTGCTGAATTATTTCGCCCAGCAGGTGGTCCGGTCCGGCCCGCCGGAGGCGGGGGAGGTGCTGCCCGCCGCGGTCGGCTGGCCGTCGTTCGAAGTCGTCTCGCTCAGTTCGCCGTCGGCGCACCTGCTCACCGCCGTTCTCCTGTACGGCGAAGAATTCCGCGCGCTGCAACTGGTCTACGAGGACGAGCACGGCAATTGGCCGTGGGACAGGGAGTTCCGCGGCGGGACGGGCGGCCAGCCGGTGCTGGGGGTGCGGGGCCGTGGCTGA
- a CDS encoding GntR family transcriptional regulator — translation MSLPDIEPVSRESTAGIIARQLRDAIMTGALPPGTQLGETDLASRFQVSRGPLREAMQHLVSEGLLRSERHRGLFVIDLEPGDVYDIYSARSAIERAAMLRALRGDRERVATELEEAVRAMATAADDDDPTALSWADLRFHEALIAASGSKRLVRMARTLLIETRMCLTALQATYQRVEERVTEHTRIIEALRAGDEETALSLLEAHMEDAVQRLAPGTSLREGEAPAVP, via the coding sequence ATGTCCTTGCCGGATATCGAGCCGGTCAGCCGGGAGTCGACCGCCGGGATCATCGCGCGGCAGTTGCGGGACGCGATCATGACCGGCGCCCTCCCTCCCGGCACCCAGCTCGGTGAAACGGATCTCGCCTCCCGGTTCCAGGTTTCGCGGGGGCCGCTGCGCGAGGCGATGCAGCACCTCGTCTCCGAAGGGCTCCTGCGCAGCGAGCGCCACCGCGGCCTGTTCGTGATCGACCTCGAGCCCGGCGACGTCTACGACATCTACTCGGCGCGCTCGGCCATCGAGCGCGCCGCCATGCTGCGGGCACTGCGCGGGGACAGGGAGCGGGTCGCCACCGAACTCGAAGAGGCCGTGCGCGCCATGGCCACCGCCGCGGACGACGACGACCCCACCGCGCTCTCCTGGGCGGACCTCCGTTTCCACGAAGCGTTGATCGCCGCTTCGGGCAGCAAACGGCTCGTGCGCATGGCCAGGACCCTGCTGATCGAGACGCGGATGTGCCTCACCGCACTGCAGGCGACCTACCAGCGGGTCGAGGAACGGGTCACCGAACACACCAGGATCATCGAAGCCCTGCGGGCCGGCGACGAGGAGACCGCGCTGTCGCTGCTGGAAGCCCATATGGAAGACGCGGTCCAGCGGCTGGCCCCGGGAACCAGCCTGCGGGAAGGCGAAGCTCCCGCGGTGCCTTGA
- a CDS encoding maleate cis-trans isomerase family protein, with amino-acid sequence MPITPFASPEPPSETTTIGFIYPDHAAEDDYPLAEQLLGGDMAGIKLPVEHIYGTDLHAVPELLDLGSESRLADGAALLAKHEPDAVVWACTSGSFVYGWEGARDQADRLAAVAGVPASSTSFAFVNAARALGVRRVAVAASYPDDVARLFVEFLGAGGVEVVAMGSADIDTAAEVGELSPEAVVELAVSRDHPAADALLVPDTAMRTLGEINTLETRLGKPVLTANQVTVWEGLRLTGKSPLVRTLGALFGRRGN; translated from the coding sequence GTGCCCATCACGCCGTTCGCCTCGCCCGAGCCGCCGTCCGAGACGACCACCATCGGGTTCATCTACCCCGATCACGCGGCCGAAGACGACTACCCGCTCGCGGAACAGCTCCTCGGCGGGGACATGGCCGGGATCAAGCTGCCGGTCGAGCACATCTACGGAACCGATCTGCACGCCGTGCCGGAGCTCTTGGACCTCGGCAGCGAAAGCCGGCTCGCCGACGGCGCCGCGCTCCTGGCCAAACACGAACCCGACGCGGTGGTGTGGGCGTGCACCAGCGGCAGCTTCGTCTACGGCTGGGAAGGCGCCCGCGACCAGGCCGACCGGCTGGCCGCCGTCGCCGGTGTCCCGGCGTCGAGTACGTCCTTCGCCTTCGTCAACGCCGCAAGGGCGCTCGGTGTCCGGCGGGTCGCGGTCGCCGCCAGCTACCCGGACGACGTCGCGCGGCTGTTCGTCGAGTTCCTCGGCGCGGGCGGAGTCGAAGTGGTCGCGATGGGCAGCGCGGACATCGACACCGCCGCCGAGGTCGGCGAACTCAGTCCGGAAGCCGTCGTCGAGCTCGCGGTGAGCCGGGACCACCCCGCAGCCGACGCACTGCTCGTCCCCGACACCGCCATGCGGACGCTCGGCGAGATCAACACCCTCGAAACCAGGCTCGGCAAGCCGGTGCTGACCGCCAATCAGGTCACCGTCTGGGAAGGCCTGCGGCTCACCGGGAAGTCCCCGCTCGTCCGCACCTTGGGCGCGCTGTTCGGAAGAAGGGGGAACTGA
- a CDS encoding maleate cis-trans isomerase family protein yields MDFDLLEFEGPLAQRGIGVIAPFDLALERELWRWVPMEVSLHLARTPYEPVPVSMEMAQLVSDSRHLAAATRDVLHVEPEVVAYLCTSGSFVNGVDYERSLTKAICDAGATDAVTTSGALAEVLHQLDLHRVSVLTPYDGDLTGKLHDFLAELGVRTVSSDHLGLGGGIWKVSYRTIAERILAADHADADAIFVSCTNLPTYDLIEPLESALGKPVLTANQLTMWACLRRMNLPIVGPGKWLREVD; encoded by the coding sequence TTGGATTTCGACTTACTGGAGTTCGAAGGCCCGTTGGCGCAGCGCGGAATAGGCGTGATCGCTCCCTTCGACCTGGCCCTGGAACGCGAGCTGTGGCGCTGGGTGCCCATGGAGGTCTCCCTCCATCTGGCGCGGACGCCGTACGAGCCCGTGCCCGTCAGCATGGAGATGGCTCAGCTCGTCAGCGACAGCAGGCATCTCGCCGCCGCCACGCGGGACGTGCTCCACGTCGAGCCCGAAGTCGTCGCCTATCTGTGCACCTCCGGCAGTTTCGTCAACGGTGTGGACTACGAGCGCTCACTGACCAAGGCGATCTGCGACGCGGGCGCGACGGACGCCGTCACCACGTCCGGAGCGCTGGCGGAGGTCCTGCACCAGCTCGACCTCCACCGGGTCTCGGTGCTGACGCCCTACGACGGCGACCTGACCGGAAAGCTGCACGACTTCCTGGCCGAACTCGGCGTCCGTACCGTCTCCAGCGACCATCTCGGCCTGGGCGGCGGCATCTGGAAGGTCAGTTACCGGACCATCGCCGAGCGCATCCTCGCCGCCGACCACGCCGACGCCGACGCCATCTTCGTCAGCTGCACCAACCTCCCCACCTACGATCTGATCGAGCCACTCGAAAGCGCGCTCGGCAAACCGGTCCTCACCGCGAATCAGCTCACCATGTGGGCCTGCCTCCGGCGGATGAACCTGCCGATCGTCGGGCCCGGCAAGTGGCTCCGGGAGGTCGACTGA
- a CDS encoding D-2-hydroxyacid dehydrogenase has translation MIASETPVLAVLCGDTRPPDMRAIEDRAVVRYTGEAGLADALSGADAFFVYDFLSTAVPGAWHAADKLRWLHIASAGVDPVLFPGLQESDVVLTNSRGVFDGAIAEYVLGVVLAFAKDFVRSWDLQRRKQWKHRESERISGRRVLVVGTGPIGRSIARLLRAAGMSVAGVGRRPREDDPDFGDVYASSDLARHLPGADYVVAVAPLTEQTKGMFGAEAFAAMKPGARFVNVGRGELVVTSDLIGALRDGPLGGAALDVFDTEPLPSDSPLWTMKNVLISPHMSGDFVGWRNTLVEVFADNFRRWRAGEPLRNVVDKQLGYVPSETLRQG, from the coding sequence GTGATCGCCTCGGAGACCCCTGTGCTGGCGGTGCTCTGCGGAGACACGCGCCCACCGGACATGCGCGCTATCGAAGACCGAGCGGTGGTTCGTTACACCGGCGAGGCCGGGTTGGCCGATGCGTTATCCGGAGCCGACGCGTTCTTCGTCTACGACTTCCTGTCGACCGCCGTGCCGGGCGCCTGGCACGCGGCCGACAAGCTGCGCTGGCTGCACATCGCCAGCGCGGGGGTCGACCCCGTCCTGTTCCCGGGGTTGCAGGAGAGCGATGTCGTGCTCACCAACTCCCGTGGGGTGTTCGACGGGGCGATAGCCGAGTACGTCCTCGGAGTCGTCCTCGCGTTCGCCAAGGACTTCGTTCGTTCGTGGGACCTGCAGCGGCGAAAGCAGTGGAAGCACCGCGAAAGTGAGCGGATCTCCGGCCGCCGGGTCCTCGTGGTCGGCACGGGGCCGATCGGCCGGTCGATCGCGCGGCTGCTGCGGGCGGCCGGGATGTCGGTGGCGGGCGTCGGACGCCGTCCTCGTGAAGACGATCCCGACTTCGGCGACGTGTACGCGTCCTCGGACCTCGCCCGCCATCTTCCCGGGGCGGACTACGTCGTCGCGGTCGCGCCGCTGACCGAGCAGACGAAGGGCATGTTCGGCGCCGAGGCCTTCGCCGCGATGAAACCCGGCGCTCGGTTCGTCAACGTCGGCCGAGGCGAGCTGGTCGTCACCTCGGATTTGATCGGCGCACTGCGGGACGGGCCGCTCGGCGGCGCGGCGCTCGACGTCTTCGACACCGAGCCGCTCCCCTCGGATAGTCCATTGTGGACCATGAAGAACGTGCTGATCTCGCCGCATATGTCGGGCGACTTCGTCGGCTGGCGTAATACTCTGGTAGAGGTGTTCGCGGACAACTTCCGTCGCTGGCGCGCGGGGGAGCCGCTGCGCAACGTCGTGGACAAGCAGCTCGGGTACGTGCCGTCGGAGACGCTTCGCCAAGGTTAG
- a CDS encoding amidase, translating into MNDTKLTASELVAAYATGELSPVEATQNALRAIEERDGETNAFCLVDADGALEQAKASEIRWRDGNPIGWLDGVPASIKDMFLTQGWPTLRGSRCIDPDQPWDVDSPVTARLRENGLVLLGKTTTPELAWKGVTDNTLTGITRNPIDPSTTAGGSSGGSAAAVAAGMGELSVGTDGGGSIRIPASFCGIVGLKPTHGRIPLFPASPFGPLSHAGPMARSVDDTALLLDVLALPDHRDPAALAPPVSTYREAVRRDVRGLIAAYSPTLGYVDVDPEVAEIVKSAVRSLGDAGLHIEETDPGFTDPKPAFDILWSTGAAKWLDTFPAGSETKVDPGLRKVWELGKTFSASDYLGANAERAALGILMGEFHTRYDVLITPTLPIPAFEAGHEVPPGSGLSGWPDWTPFTYPFNMTQQPAISVPAGRTSRGLPVGLQIVGPRHSDDLVLAVAKLLEEVRPWP; encoded by the coding sequence ATGAACGACACCAAGTTGACCGCGAGCGAGCTCGTCGCCGCGTATGCCACCGGAGAGCTGTCGCCGGTCGAGGCCACCCAGAACGCCTTGCGCGCCATCGAAGAACGCGACGGCGAGACCAACGCCTTTTGCCTGGTCGACGCCGACGGCGCGCTCGAACAGGCGAAAGCTTCCGAGATCCGCTGGCGGGACGGCAATCCGATCGGCTGGCTCGACGGTGTCCCGGCCTCGATCAAGGACATGTTCCTGACCCAGGGCTGGCCGACACTGCGTGGTTCGCGGTGCATCGACCCGGACCAGCCGTGGGACGTCGACAGCCCGGTCACCGCGCGGCTGCGTGAGAACGGCTTGGTGCTGCTGGGAAAGACCACGACGCCGGAACTGGCGTGGAAGGGCGTCACCGACAACACGCTGACCGGGATCACCCGCAACCCGATCGACCCGTCGACGACAGCGGGCGGTTCGAGCGGGGGCAGCGCCGCGGCCGTCGCGGCGGGGATGGGTGAACTCTCCGTCGGCACCGATGGCGGCGGCTCGATCCGGATTCCGGCTTCGTTCTGCGGAATCGTCGGGCTCAAACCGACGCACGGCCGGATCCCCTTGTTCCCGGCGAGCCCGTTCGGTCCGCTCTCGCACGCCGGCCCCATGGCGCGTTCGGTCGACGACACCGCCTTGCTCCTCGACGTCCTCGCCCTGCCCGACCATCGGGACCCGGCCGCGCTCGCGCCGCCGGTCTCGACCTATCGCGAGGCCGTTCGCCGGGACGTGCGCGGCCTGATCGCCGCCTACTCGCCGACGCTCGGTTACGTCGACGTCGACCCGGAGGTCGCGGAGATCGTCAAGTCGGCGGTCCGGTCGCTGGGCGACGCGGGCCTGCACATCGAAGAGACCGATCCCGGTTTCACCGACCCCAAACCGGCCTTCGACATCCTGTGGTCGACAGGGGCGGCCAAGTGGCTGGACACCTTCCCCGCCGGTTCGGAGACGAAGGTCGATCCCGGGCTGCGGAAGGTGTGGGAACTCGGCAAGACCTTCTCGGCGAGCGACTACCTCGGCGCCAACGCCGAGCGGGCCGCGCTGGGCATCCTGATGGGAGAGTTCCACACGCGCTACGACGTGCTGATCACGCCGACCCTCCCCATTCCCGCCTTCGAGGCAGGGCACGAGGTGCCGCCGGGCAGCGGGCTGAGCGGCTGGCCGGACTGGACGCCCTTCACCTATCCGTTCAACATGACCCAGCAGCCCGCCATCAGTGTGCCGGCGGGCCGCACCTCCCGTGGTCTCCCGGTCGGCTTGCAGATCGTCGGCCCGCGGCACTCCGACGACCTGGTGCTCGCGGTCGCGAAGCTCCTCGAGGAGGTCCGTCCCTGGCCGTGA
- a CDS encoding MFS transporter gives MTSLREPLRHHNFRWLIGGRTFGEFGNAVAPLALAFAVIDLTGSAVDIGIVVGARSVASVVLLLFGGVLADRLPRSVILQGTEVAATMTQAAIAASVLCGFASIPLLVGLSVVNGAVAAISAPASASLTPLTVPATLLAQANALARLLSNSGRIAGAGLGGILVTAVGPGWALGGNALLFLGSALSYRCIRLSRRERIPGSRPLAELVEGWHEFRSRTWVWVVVVQFMVVNAVIAGGIAVLGPVVADSTFGRSGWGFALAAQTIGSLVGGILVARWQPRRALFVGVAVILFEAPPLILLGQAPLLPLLLAAMFVSGLAIEQFVVAWDVSLQENVPEDKLARVYSYDMLGSFIALPLGQMAAGPAAQHFGVSTTLLACAALVVAATALALCSGQVRGLVRKSHAAQP, from the coding sequence GTGACGTCCCTGCGCGAACCACTGCGCCATCACAACTTCCGCTGGCTGATCGGCGGCCGCACGTTCGGGGAGTTCGGCAACGCCGTCGCCCCGCTCGCACTCGCGTTCGCGGTGATCGACCTGACCGGTTCGGCCGTCGACATCGGCATCGTCGTCGGCGCGCGATCCGTGGCCAGCGTGGTCCTGCTGCTGTTCGGCGGGGTGCTGGCGGACCGGCTACCGCGGTCGGTGATCCTGCAAGGCACCGAAGTCGCCGCCACCATGACCCAGGCGGCCATCGCGGCGAGTGTCCTTTGTGGATTCGCGTCGATCCCGCTGCTGGTCGGCCTGAGCGTGGTCAACGGCGCGGTGGCCGCGATCTCCGCCCCCGCGTCGGCGTCGCTCACCCCGCTGACGGTGCCCGCCACCCTGCTCGCGCAGGCCAACGCGCTGGCGAGGCTGTTGTCGAACTCCGGCCGGATCGCCGGCGCCGGGCTCGGCGGCATCCTGGTCACCGCGGTCGGCCCCGGCTGGGCGCTCGGCGGGAACGCGCTGCTGTTCCTCGGCTCCGCCCTGTCCTACCGGTGCATCCGCCTCAGCCGCCGGGAACGGATCCCCGGCAGCCGCCCGCTGGCGGAACTCGTCGAAGGCTGGCACGAGTTCCGGTCGCGCACGTGGGTGTGGGTCGTGGTCGTGCAGTTCATGGTGGTGAACGCCGTCATCGCGGGCGGGATCGCGGTGCTCGGCCCCGTCGTCGCCGACAGCACTTTCGGGCGATCCGGCTGGGGATTCGCCCTCGCCGCGCAGACGATCGGCTCACTCGTCGGCGGCATCCTCGTGGCCCGATGGCAGCCGCGGCGCGCGCTGTTCGTCGGCGTCGCGGTGATCCTCTTCGAAGCACCGCCGCTGATCCTCCTCGGCCAGGCTCCCTTGCTGCCGCTGCTGCTGGCGGCCATGTTCGTCTCCGGGCTGGCGATCGAGCAGTTCGTGGTCGCGTGGGACGTCTCGCTGCAGGAGAACGTGCCCGAGGACAAACTCGCGCGCGTCTACTCCTACGACATGCTCGGTTCCTTCATCGCCCTGCCCCTCGGACAGATGGCGGCCGGACCCGCCGCGCAGCACTTCGGGGTCAGCACGACACTGCTCGCGTGCGCCGCGCTGGTCGTGGCAGCCACCGCTCTCGCACTGTGCAGCGGCCAAGTGCGCGGACTCGTCCGGAAGTCCCACGCCGCGCAGCCCTGA
- a CDS encoding ArsR/SmtB family transcription factor, whose product MSESPGLDGLRVLAHPVRLRILSLLTGVAMSAAEAARELGETQANVSYHLRRLHEAGLLDVAEEVRIRGGLAKRYRHDPESGSRFTSKNPREEQLLIATMAEELKRRSEFRVPGKPGSTSDAEMWVDRETWEKALEHARELSDLLHSAAKPPRTRGTIPVSATVSLIEMRRR is encoded by the coding sequence ATGTCCGAGTCCCCCGGCCTCGACGGGTTGCGTGTCCTCGCCCATCCCGTACGCCTGCGCATTCTGTCGCTTTTGACCGGTGTCGCGATGAGCGCGGCCGAAGCCGCGCGCGAACTCGGTGAGACACAAGCGAATGTCAGCTATCACCTGCGGCGGTTGCACGAAGCCGGCCTGCTGGACGTCGCCGAGGAGGTCCGGATCCGGGGCGGCCTGGCGAAACGCTACCGGCACGATCCGGAGTCCGGATCGCGGTTCACGTCGAAGAATCCGCGGGAAGAACAGTTGCTCATCGCGACGATGGCCGAAGAACTCAAGCGCCGCAGTGAATTCCGTGTCCCCGGCAAGCCGGGGTCGACGAGCGACGCCGAGATGTGGGTCGACCGCGAGACCTGGGAGAAGGCGCTCGAACACGCTCGAGAACTGAGCGACCTCCTGCACTCCGCCGCGAAGCCGCCCCGCACCCGGGGCACGATCCCGGTCAGCGCGACGGTCTCGCTGATCGAAATGAGGCGACGGTGA